In a single window of the Natronosalvus caseinilyticus genome:
- a CDS encoding NAD-dependent epimerase/dehydratase family protein encodes MERATRHSLVTGGAGFIGSHLTEYLLETGEAVTVVDDCSNGDRDRVPSETTFVEVDLTESDSLEGLLDDVDRVYHLAASKHVDTDRPHGQFDDNTRMTRTVLEAMADADVTELVYTSSSTVYGEAPRPTPEDYAPLEPISAYGASKLADEGLLSARAHSHGLTVWNVRFANVVGPRLRGAVIPDFIEKLRDDPETLTILGDGRQEKSYLHVEDCLAAIDHVVAHAGAVDGEGDAETSREGDEEGAIHTYNLGTRTTTSVDRIAAIVADELGLDPTFEYTGGDRGWTGDVPKMRLSIEKLSAIGFEPARSSDEAVRTATRELLAEFE; translated from the coding sequence ATGGAACGCGCTACGCGCCACTCGCTCGTGACGGGCGGGGCCGGCTTCATCGGTTCTCACCTGACCGAGTACTTGCTCGAGACCGGCGAGGCGGTGACGGTCGTCGACGACTGCTCGAACGGCGACCGCGACCGCGTCCCGTCCGAGACCACGTTCGTCGAGGTCGACCTGACCGAGTCCGACTCACTCGAGGGCCTCCTCGACGACGTCGATCGCGTCTACCACCTCGCGGCCTCGAAACACGTCGACACCGACCGCCCGCACGGCCAGTTCGACGACAACACGCGGATGACCCGGACGGTCCTCGAGGCGATGGCCGACGCCGACGTTACCGAACTCGTCTACACCTCCTCGTCGACGGTCTACGGCGAAGCACCCCGGCCGACCCCCGAGGACTACGCCCCGCTCGAGCCGATCAGCGCCTATGGTGCGAGCAAACTCGCCGACGAGGGGCTCCTCTCGGCGCGCGCCCACAGCCACGGGCTCACCGTCTGGAACGTCCGCTTCGCGAACGTCGTCGGCCCGCGACTCCGGGGGGCCGTGATCCCCGACTTCATCGAGAAGCTTCGGGACGACCCCGAGACGCTCACCATCCTCGGCGACGGCCGCCAGGAGAAGTCCTACCTGCACGTCGAGGACTGTCTGGCTGCGATCGATCACGTCGTCGCCCACGCCGGCGCAGTGGACGGGGAGGGGGACGCTGAAACCTCGAGAGAAGGCGACGAGGAGGGAGCGATACACACCTACAACCTCGGCACGCGGACGACCACCTCCGTCGACCGCATCGCGGCCATCGTCGCCGACGAACTCGGTCTCGACCCAACGTTCGAGTACACCGGCGGCGACCGTGGCTGGACCGGCGACGTGCCGAAGATGCGCCTCTCGATCGAGAAACTGTCC
- the thsB gene encoding thermosome subunit beta, which yields MSQRMQQGQPMIVMSEDSQRVKDRDAQDYNIQAARAVAEAVRSTLGPKGMDKMLVDSMGSVTITNDGVTILQEMDIDNPTAEMIVEVAETQEDEAGDGTTTAVAIAGELLKNAEDLLEQEIHPTAIIKGFHMAAEQAREEIDDIATEIDTSDEDLLKKTAETSMTGKGAEVNKEHLAQLIVDAVSGVTVETDEGDSVVDLEFLNIETQTGRAVDQSELLEGAIVDKDPVHDNMPTEVEDASILLLNDPIEVEETDVDTEVSVTDPDQLQKFLDREEKQLKDKVQHIVDLGADVVFCQKGIDDLAQHYLAKEGILAVRRAKKSDLEFLTEVVGASIVSDLESASEDDLGFGDVTRDDEDGLFYVEGDDAHGVTLLLRGSTEHVVDELERGVNDALDVVAQTVSDGRVLAGGGAIEVELASRLRDYADSVSGREQLAVEAFADSLELVPRVLAENAGLDSIDTLVDLRAAHEDGEIRAGLNVFSGDVEDTFEAGVVEPAHAKEQAVSSATEAANLVLKIDDIISAGDLSTDKGDDEEGAPGAGGMGGGMGGMGGMM from the coding sequence ATGAGTCAGCGAATGCAACAGGGACAGCCGATGATCGTGATGAGCGAGGACTCCCAGCGCGTCAAAGACCGCGACGCGCAGGATTACAACATCCAGGCCGCTCGCGCGGTCGCGGAGGCCGTACGCTCCACACTTGGCCCGAAAGGGATGGACAAGATGCTCGTCGACTCGATGGGTTCAGTGACGATCACCAACGACGGCGTCACCATCCTGCAGGAGATGGACATCGACAACCCGACGGCCGAGATGATCGTCGAGGTCGCCGAGACCCAGGAGGACGAGGCGGGTGACGGCACCACGACCGCCGTCGCAATCGCCGGTGAGCTCCTCAAGAACGCCGAGGACCTCCTCGAGCAGGAGATCCACCCGACGGCCATCATCAAGGGCTTCCACATGGCCGCCGAGCAGGCCCGCGAGGAGATCGACGACATCGCAACCGAGATCGATACCTCCGACGAGGACCTGCTCAAGAAGACCGCCGAAACCTCGATGACCGGGAAGGGCGCCGAGGTCAACAAGGAGCACCTCGCCCAGCTCATCGTCGACGCCGTCTCCGGCGTCACCGTCGAGACCGACGAGGGGGACAGCGTCGTCGACCTCGAGTTCCTCAACATCGAGACCCAGACCGGTCGCGCCGTCGACCAGTCCGAACTGCTCGAGGGCGCCATCGTCGACAAGGACCCCGTCCACGACAACATGCCGACCGAGGTCGAGGACGCCAGCATCCTCCTGCTGAACGACCCCATCGAGGTCGAGGAGACCGACGTCGACACCGAAGTCTCCGTCACCGACCCCGACCAGCTCCAGAAGTTCCTCGACCGCGAAGAGAAACAGCTCAAGGACAAGGTCCAGCACATCGTCGACCTCGGCGCGGACGTCGTCTTCTGTCAGAAGGGCATCGACGACCTCGCCCAGCACTACCTCGCGAAGGAGGGCATCCTGGCCGTCCGCCGCGCCAAAAAGAGCGACCTCGAGTTCCTGACGGAGGTCGTCGGCGCCTCGATCGTCTCCGACCTCGAGAGCGCATCCGAGGACGACCTCGGCTTCGGTGACGTCACCCGCGACGACGAGGACGGCCTGTTCTACGTCGAGGGCGACGACGCCCACGGCGTCACCCTCCTGCTTCGTGGCTCCACCGAACACGTCGTCGACGAACTCGAGCGCGGCGTCAACGACGCCCTCGACGTGGTCGCCCAGACCGTCTCCGACGGCCGCGTCCTCGCGGGTGGCGGCGCAATCGAGGTCGAACTCGCCTCGCGACTGCGCGACTACGCCGACTCCGTCTCCGGCCGCGAGCAGCTGGCCGTCGAGGCCTTCGCCGACTCGCTCGAACTCGTCCCCCGCGTGCTCGCCGAGAACGCCGGCCTGGACAGCATCGACACGCTGGTCGACCTCCGCGCAGCACACGAGGACGGCGAGATCCGCGCCGGCCTGAACGTGTTCTCGGGCGACGTCGAGGACACCTTCGAGGCGGGCGTCGTCGAACCGGCCCACGCCAAAGAGCAGGCCGTCTCTTCGGCCACCGAGGCGGCAAACCTCGTGCTCAAGATCGACGACATCATCTCCGCTGGCGACCTGTCGACGGACAAGGGCGACGACGAGGAAGGCGCCCCCGGTGCTGGCGGCATGGGCGGCGGCATGGGCGGCATGGGCGGCATGATGTAG
- a CDS encoding ABC transporter substrate-binding protein, with the protein MDVREFPVLSDGDRALVDRLSAGLGENAGRVLAYLLCRYEDSDLENAATSTAIRIGTGLSESAAREGLDELESAKVVDRTTVRTASAGRPPSAWSARDRPVPTIRRAFDRHADRLLEQGERFDGHDAGTDRERRDESETKAHDEFVVGLNWRANALHLPLFAARTSEAGDLAISFEEYDGSSAAARAVATGDVDVGVAGAATVLRERALGHSIVPVAVLFPRSTAVIYATREAFGGPFDRIDRLRGRRLGTSASSETELLGRLMLEQAGVRAAVEIVSLEGEEREALEAGTVDAVTGMYPDPRRLERDGRTTDAVAIADQFPVYGPTLIATRDGLAADRERLATFLAAATDGWATARGDPSVAAAETAERSAEPADRIERTFDRVAARFGATETVRKRGWGWHSPAAWRDLRTALSQGGVFDRD; encoded by the coding sequence ATGGACGTCCGGGAGTTTCCCGTCCTGAGTGACGGGGATCGAGCGCTGGTCGACCGGCTCTCGGCGGGCCTCGGCGAGAACGCCGGTCGCGTCCTGGCGTACCTGTTGTGTCGGTACGAGGACTCCGACCTGGAGAACGCTGCGACGTCGACCGCGATCCGCATCGGGACTGGACTGAGCGAGTCTGCGGCCAGGGAGGGACTGGACGAACTCGAGTCGGCGAAGGTCGTCGATCGGACGACCGTTCGAACGGCGTCAGCCGGGCGGCCGCCGAGCGCCTGGTCCGCGAGAGACCGGCCGGTGCCGACGATCCGACGAGCGTTCGACCGACACGCGGACCGGTTGCTCGAGCAGGGGGAACGCTTCGACGGGCACGATGCGGGAACGGATCGCGAAAGGCGCGACGAAAGCGAAACGAAGGCGCACGACGAGTTCGTCGTCGGACTCAACTGGCGGGCGAACGCGCTTCACCTTCCCCTGTTCGCCGCGCGAACCAGCGAAGCCGGAGACCTCGCGATTTCGTTCGAGGAGTACGACGGTTCGAGCGCCGCGGCCCGCGCCGTCGCGACCGGCGACGTCGACGTCGGCGTCGCCGGCGCTGCGACCGTTCTGCGCGAGCGCGCTCTCGGCCACTCCATCGTCCCCGTGGCCGTCCTCTTTCCGCGCTCGACGGCCGTCATCTACGCGACGCGGGAGGCGTTCGGCGGCCCATTCGATCGGATCGACCGACTACGCGGCCGGCGCCTCGGAACGTCGGCGTCCTCGGAGACGGAACTGCTCGGCCGACTCATGCTCGAGCAGGCGGGCGTTCGCGCGGCGGTCGAAATCGTGTCACTCGAGGGCGAAGAGCGGGAGGCGCTGGAAGCGGGGACCGTCGACGCCGTCACGGGAATGTACCCCGACCCGCGGCGCCTCGAGCGGGACGGACGGACGACCGACGCCGTCGCGATCGCGGACCAGTTCCCCGTGTACGGTCCGACGCTGATCGCGACCCGCGACGGACTCGCCGCCGACCGGGAGCGCCTGGCGACGTTCCTTGCCGCGGCGACTGACGGGTGGGCGACCGCGAGGGGCGACCCGTCGGTGGCAGCGGCCGAGACCGCAGAGCGGTCGGCGGAACCGGCCGACCGAATCGAGCGGACGTTCGACCGAGTGGCGGCCCGTTTCGGCGCGACCGAGACGGTGCGAAAGCGAGGGTGGGGGTGGCACTCGCCGGCGGCGTGGCGCGACCTTCGAACTGCGCTTTCCCAGGGCGGGGTGTTCGACCGTGATTGA
- a CDS encoding ABC transporter ATP-binding protein, with protein MIEVADVAVAYESVTAIRDVDLEVDAGEFVTVVGPSGCGKTTLLRTIGGLEEPTRGRVSIAGRDPASAQREANVGFVFQQHTLFPWKTALQNVTFLRTMAGREPATDEARSLLETVGLEGFEGARPAALSGGMKQRVAIARALHLGADVLLLDEPFGELDEITRDELGVEIRELWHRERKTVVFVTHSVPEAVFLGDRCVVMRDEPGRIEAIVDVDLPSPRDETVLSSRAFQERVATVRGMLHEVGGDGDE; from the coding sequence GTGATTGAGGTCGCCGACGTCGCCGTCGCCTACGAGAGCGTGACCGCGATTCGGGACGTCGACCTCGAGGTCGACGCCGGGGAGTTCGTGACCGTCGTCGGGCCTTCCGGGTGCGGGAAGACGACGCTGCTGCGGACGATCGGCGGACTCGAGGAGCCGACCCGCGGGCGAGTGTCGATCGCCGGGCGCGATCCGGCGTCCGCCCAGCGCGAGGCGAACGTCGGATTCGTCTTCCAGCAACACACCCTGTTTCCCTGGAAAACGGCGCTCCAGAACGTGACCTTCCTCCGGACGATGGCGGGCCGAGAACCGGCGACCGACGAGGCGCGGTCGCTGCTCGAGACCGTCGGTCTCGAGGGATTCGAAGGAGCGCGCCCGGCGGCGCTCTCGGGCGGAATGAAACAGCGGGTCGCTATCGCGCGGGCGTTACACCTCGGCGCTGACGTCCTCCTGCTGGACGAACCGTTCGGCGAACTCGACGAGATCACCCGGGACGAACTCGGCGTCGAGATTCGAGAGCTCTGGCACCGGGAGCGCAAGACCGTCGTCTTCGTCACCCACAGCGTTCCGGAAGCGGTCTTCCTGGGCGACCGCTGCGTCGTGATGCGGGACGAACCCGGTCGAATCGAAGCGATCGTTGACGTCGACTTGCCCAGCCCCCGCGACGAGACGGTTCTCAGCTCGCGGGCGTTCCAGGAACGGGTCGCAACCGTACGGGGGATGTTGCACGAGGTCGGCGGCGATGGCGATGAGTGA
- a CDS encoding ABC transporter permease, with product MSERVRTTAADVLYPVGALAVGTALWWTTVAVLEVPPFLLPPPDAVAARLVANPHLYLRNAWLTLEKVAYGGGLGALAGFVLAILIDSLPWFRRSVYPYLVTVRVVPKIAIAPLLLIYLGTGMGTAVVFVALIAFFPLVLNTIAGLGRTPEEQLDLMRSVNAHPVETFVRVRLPYALPDVFAGLKQSTTLAVVGAVIAEWLVADGGLGFLILLAAENVRTDTMLAALLVLLVEGLVLYGGVVALQRGVDRYAAA from the coding sequence ATGAGTGAGCGCGTGCGAACCACGGCGGCGGACGTCCTCTATCCCGTCGGCGCGCTCGCCGTCGGCACCGCGCTCTGGTGGACGACCGTGGCGGTGCTCGAGGTGCCGCCGTTCCTGTTGCCGCCGCCGGACGCCGTCGCGGCGCGGCTCGTCGCGAACCCACACCTCTACCTCCGCAACGCGTGGCTCACGCTCGAGAAGGTAGCCTACGGCGGCGGTCTCGGTGCGCTCGCCGGTTTCGTTCTCGCGATTTTGATCGACTCGCTGCCCTGGTTCCGGCGGTCGGTCTACCCCTACCTCGTGACGGTGCGCGTGGTCCCGAAGATCGCGATCGCGCCGCTGCTGTTGATCTATCTCGGCACGGGGATGGGGACCGCGGTCGTGTTCGTCGCGCTCATCGCGTTCTTCCCGCTCGTCCTCAACACGATAGCCGGACTCGGCCGGACGCCGGAGGAGCAGTTAGACCTGATGCGGTCCGTGAACGCTCATCCGGTCGAGACGTTCGTTCGGGTTCGGCTCCCGTACGCCCTCCCGGACGTGTTCGCCGGGCTCAAACAGTCCACGACGCTCGCGGTCGTGGGGGCGGTGATCGCCGAGTGGCTCGTCGCCGACGGCGGACTCGGCTTCTTGATCCTGCTGGCTGCCGAGAACGTGCGGACCGACACGATGCTCGCGGCGCTACTCGTCCTGCTCGTCGAGGGGCTCGTCCTCTACGGCGGCGTGGTTGCGCTCCAGCGCGGCGTCGATCGGTACGCCGCCGCTTGA
- a CDS encoding ABC transporter permease has translation MTDGNRERRTRREAVISTPERRSIVADRVRPGLARGGPPLVTFAFVLALWQGVTVVYDVPTVILPSPIDVGAALAEGYPTLLADAAVTAATAALGLGAGAAVGLVFAFAMIHSRSAARTILPYVVALRIAPLIAVAPLLFLWFGRGIPARALLVATLTLFPMTIATLDGLRSTPSAFLDLAASVGASSLETFLRVRVPVAAPSVFAGLKIAATLAVVGAVVAEFVTLRSGIGYRVFYSAARLETATSYAALAVLSLVGVGFYLLPALLERRVWTT, from the coding sequence ATGACCGACGGGAACCGCGAACGGCGCACCCGCCGGGAAGCGGTGATTTCGACGCCGGAACGCCGATCGATCGTCGCCGACCGGGTCCGTCCCGGTCTCGCTCGTGGCGGACCGCCGCTCGTAACATTCGCGTTCGTGCTCGCGCTCTGGCAGGGAGTTACGGTCGTTTACGACGTGCCCACCGTCATCCTGCCCTCGCCGATCGACGTCGGCGCGGCGCTCGCCGAAGGGTATCCGACGCTCCTCGCCGACGCCGCCGTCACCGCCGCGACGGCCGCGCTCGGCCTGGGAGCGGGCGCCGCCGTCGGACTGGTGTTCGCGTTCGCGATGATCCACTCGAGATCGGCTGCCAGGACGATCCTCCCGTACGTCGTCGCGCTGCGCATCGCGCCGCTGATCGCCGTCGCACCGCTGTTGTTCCTCTGGTTCGGGCGGGGAATCCCCGCGAGGGCGCTGCTCGTCGCGACGCTGACGCTGTTTCCGATGACGATCGCGACGCTCGACGGACTGCGCTCGACGCCATCGGCGTTCCTCGACCTCGCGGCGTCCGTCGGCGCGTCGTCGCTCGAGACGTTCCTGCGGGTTCGAGTTCCGGTGGCCGCCCCCAGCGTCTTCGCGGGCCTCAAGATCGCCGCGACGCTCGCGGTCGTGGGGGCAGTGGTCGCGGAGTTCGTCACCCTTCGATCGGGAATCGGCTATCGAGTGTTCTACAGCGCGGCGCGGCTCGAGACCGCGACGTCCTACGCCGCGCTCGCGGTGCTCTCGCTGGTCGGCGTCGGCTTCTACCTCCTGCCGGCGCTGCTCGAACGGCGCGTCTGGACGACGTGA
- a CDS encoding ABC transporter substrate-binding protein, with the protein MGLERRTIIAATAGGVASTVLAGCLSERGPGAQESLEPDVDSVGLLLNWNPSGLHAPYFVAADRGFYEAEGIEEVTIESGDGSDFSAQQAGLGNVEFAITSSDQVLNVNSRELSPLAVGIVMQRNPVVVFAPRERFDGLSDPLQLAGTTVGSGPGMVRQMTEAFLEHHGVRESVEYVDSGFDTVQQVLTGEIDAAGGVFGDVVDAEQQGVEIDSLSVQEAVPSYGHLVATSEEFAANDPDAVRAFLRATARGAVWATQNPDDAIDVVVDAQPELEEVRENQREKWELMRTEYVISEAVREHGWGWSEPEPWESTYETLAAADFFADEIDPGSVWENEYLDAEYEYIGEYADLVME; encoded by the coding sequence ATGGGACTCGAGAGACGAACGATCATCGCGGCGACGGCGGGAGGAGTCGCGAGCACCGTCCTGGCGGGGTGTCTGTCCGAGAGGGGTCCGGGTGCACAGGAATCGCTCGAGCCCGACGTCGACAGCGTCGGACTGTTGCTCAACTGGAATCCGAGCGGGCTTCACGCGCCGTACTTCGTCGCGGCGGATCGGGGCTTCTACGAGGCGGAAGGGATCGAGGAGGTGACCATCGAGAGCGGCGATGGGTCGGACTTTTCGGCCCAGCAAGCCGGGCTGGGGAACGTCGAGTTCGCGATCACGAGCAGCGACCAGGTCCTCAACGTCAACAGCCGCGAACTCTCCCCGCTCGCGGTCGGTATCGTGATGCAGCGCAACCCGGTGGTCGTTTTCGCGCCCCGGGAGCGCTTCGACGGACTGTCGGATCCCTTGCAGCTGGCGGGGACCACCGTCGGTAGCGGTCCCGGAATGGTCCGCCAGATGACCGAGGCGTTTCTCGAGCACCACGGCGTCCGCGAGTCCGTCGAGTACGTCGACAGCGGATTCGACACCGTCCAGCAGGTGCTCACGGGCGAAATCGACGCCGCGGGGGGCGTGTTCGGCGACGTCGTCGACGCCGAACAGCAGGGGGTCGAGATCGACTCGCTCTCGGTTCAGGAGGCAGTCCCGTCGTACGGCCACCTCGTCGCGACGAGCGAGGAGTTCGCGGCAAACGACCCGGACGCGGTACGGGCGTTCCTGCGTGCGACTGCTCGAGGCGCCGTCTGGGCGACCCAGAACCCGGACGACGCGATCGACGTCGTTGTCGACGCACAGCCCGAACTCGAGGAGGTCCGCGAGAACCAGCGCGAGAAGTGGGAACTGATGCGCACCGAGTACGTGATTTCGGAGGCCGTTCGCGAGCACGGCTGGGGGTGGAGCGAGCCCGAACCGTGGGAGTCGACCTACGAGACGCTTGCCGCCGCTGACTTCTTCGCGGACGAGATCGACCCCGGATCGGTATGGGAGAACGAGTACCTCGACGCCGAGTACGAGTACATCGGCGAGTACGCGGACCTCGTCATGGAGTGA
- a CDS encoding amphi-Trp domain-containing protein, which translates to MSDRVTLPEDRDDDRRTITDGFFEREVYLSRRETATFLRELADQIEADTSLTISASDWEIPFEYREPIEVEIEFAKHREGELEVELEFSESAENRNISVR; encoded by the coding sequence ATGAGCGACCGTGTGACGCTTCCCGAAGACCGCGACGACGACCGACGGACGATCACCGACGGGTTCTTCGAGCGCGAGGTGTACCTTTCCCGACGAGAAACGGCGACGTTCCTGCGCGAACTCGCCGATCAAATCGAAGCGGACACGTCGCTGACGATCAGCGCGTCTGACTGGGAGATTCCGTTCGAGTACCGCGAGCCGATCGAAGTCGAGATCGAGTTCGCGAAGCACCGCGAGGGGGAACTCGAGGTCGAGCTCGAGTTCTCCGAATCGGCCGAGAACCGGAACATCTCCGTCCGATAG